Proteins encoded within one genomic window of Nonomuraea gerenzanensis:
- a CDS encoding S8 family serine peptidase: MIGRVLLAGAFALQFATVPAHAAPERCEPEKASPSVAESWAQRRLDVKRVWPLTMGQGVTVAVIDSGVDETHPQIRLAGKADLTNTSFRDCVGHGTAVAGIIAGQPRSDLPFYGVAPAVRLLSIKQTTDSLGDVSLLAKAIRTAADENADVINVSIQAHDQPELKSAVEYALGRDIVIVAAAGNVEKDDGSTGPAYPAAYDGVLSVGSATPNGGRSTFSNPNAVAVLGPGEGLSSTWTGKGYRGNLEGTSYAAPYVAGVAALVRSRHPQLDQLRVRRRITLTADGASGKGTGAGMVNPLLAVTTVLPSEQVAVAPPVPDPLPASVVDKVVPPDQRSIEVATAVAAGGLSLAGVAIVTWIFVPMGRRRGWRAGSSGGSGAD, translated from the coding sequence ATGATTGGTCGCGTTCTTCTGGCCGGCGCGTTCGCCCTGCAGTTCGCCACCGTACCCGCGCACGCCGCACCCGAGCGGTGCGAGCCCGAGAAGGCCAGCCCGTCCGTGGCGGAGAGCTGGGCCCAGCGGCGGCTGGACGTCAAGCGCGTCTGGCCCCTGACGATGGGCCAGGGCGTGACGGTCGCCGTCATCGACAGCGGCGTGGACGAGACGCATCCCCAGATCCGCCTGGCGGGCAAGGCCGACCTGACCAACACCAGCTTCCGCGACTGCGTCGGCCACGGCACCGCGGTGGCCGGCATCATCGCCGGCCAGCCCCGCTCCGACCTCCCCTTCTACGGCGTCGCCCCGGCCGTCAGGCTGCTGTCGATCAAGCAGACGACCGACTCGCTGGGCGACGTCTCGCTGCTGGCCAAGGCCATCAGGACGGCCGCGGACGAGAACGCCGACGTGATCAACGTCTCCATCCAGGCGCACGACCAGCCGGAGCTGAAGTCCGCCGTCGAGTACGCCCTGGGCAGGGACATCGTGATCGTGGCCGCGGCCGGCAACGTGGAGAAGGACGACGGCTCCACCGGCCCGGCCTACCCGGCGGCCTACGACGGCGTGCTGTCGGTGGGCTCGGCGACGCCGAACGGCGGGCGCTCGACGTTCTCCAACCCGAACGCCGTCGCGGTGCTCGGCCCCGGCGAGGGCCTCAGCTCCACGTGGACGGGCAAGGGCTACCGCGGCAACCTGGAGGGCACCAGCTACGCGGCGCCGTACGTGGCGGGGGTGGCAGCGCTCGTCCGCTCCCGCCACCCCCAGCTCGACCAGCTCCGCGTACGCCGGCGCATCACGCTCACCGCGGACGGCGCCTCCGGCAAGGGCACGGGCGCCGGCATGGTGAACCCGCTGCTGGCGGTCACCACGGTGCTGCCGTCGGAGCAGGTCGCGGTGGCCCCGCCGGTGCCGGATCCGCTGCCCGCCTCGGTGGTGGACAAGGTCGTGCCGCCCGACCAGCGCTCCATCGAAGTGGCCACCGCTGTCGCGGCGGGCGGGCTGTCGCTGGCCGGGGTGGCGATCGTGACGTGGATCTTCGTGCCGATGGGACGGCGGCGCGGCTGGCGGGCGGGATCTTCGGGGGGCTCCGGCGCCGATTGA